One window of Mediterraneibacter butyricigenes genomic DNA carries:
- a CDS encoding Gfo/Idh/MocA family protein: MKAGIIGTGFAAEVHMKALRSCGITVDTVMSQREEKAKAFAEKWKIPQWTVTAEKLMESDVDVIHICTPPATHGRLVRQALEAGKHVLCEKPLSLSAEEAKGLAELAKESGKVCGMVLNVRYHMACQRAKELIGKGEIGRPILIHGMYLQEFGALPTPYDWRYHPETGGEMRAVSEIGTHWFDIAEYLSGQEIEQVSAMFANYTPNRIVKDGIMYPDTEGKEATVQKIMVESEDAAVIQMKFKNQAIGSVILSEVSPGRGNHLSLEITGTDGNLWWNEEENNQLFVAKHGESVRKEVFAFGNGFSETFTTMFESFYQAVESEKTSDVYPDFERGARIAQICQSVWKSAKADGAWENI; this comes from the coding sequence ATGAAAGCAGGAATTATCGGAACAGGATTTGCGGCAGAAGTACATATGAAAGCACTTCGATCCTGTGGAATTACGGTAGATACAGTGATGAGTCAGAGAGAAGAAAAGGCAAAAGCATTTGCAGAAAAGTGGAAGATTCCACAGTGGACGGTTACGGCAGAGAAACTAATGGAGTCAGACGTGGATGTGATCCATATCTGTACCCCTCCGGCTACCCACGGAAGACTGGTCAGACAGGCATTGGAAGCAGGAAAGCATGTTTTGTGTGAAAAACCTTTGAGTTTATCGGCAGAGGAAGCGAAAGGACTGGCTGAACTGGCAAAAGAAAGCGGAAAAGTCTGCGGTATGGTGTTAAATGTCCGGTACCATATGGCGTGTCAGCGTGCAAAAGAACTGATCGGGAAAGGGGAGATCGGACGACCGATCCTGATCCACGGAATGTACCTGCAGGAATTCGGTGCGCTTCCCACACCTTACGACTGGAGATATCATCCGGAAACTGGCGGAGAGATGCGTGCGGTTTCGGAAATCGGTACCCACTGGTTTGATATCGCAGAGTATCTGTCGGGACAGGAGATCGAACAGGTGTCTGCAATGTTTGCGAATTATACACCAAATCGAATCGTGAAAGACGGAATCATGTACCCGGATACAGAAGGGAAAGAAGCAACCGTTCAGAAGATCATGGTGGAATCAGAAGATGCGGCCGTGATTCAGATGAAATTTAAAAACCAGGCCATAGGAAGTGTGATATTATCGGAAGTATCTCCGGGAAGAGGCAACCACCTTTCACTGGAAATTACAGGAACGGACGGAAACCTCTGGTGGAATGAAGAAGAAAATAATCAGCTTTTTGTGGCGAAACATGGAGAAAGCGTCCGAAAAGAAGTCTTTGCGTTTGGAAACGGATTTTCTGAAACGTTCACAACCATGTTTGAGTCCTTTTATCAGGCGGTAGAGTCGGAAAAAACATCGGATGTTTATCCGGATTTTGAAAGAGGGGCAAGAATCGCACAAATCTGCCAGAGTGTCTGGAAGAGTGCCAAAGCAGACGGAGCCTGGGAGAATATCTGA
- a CDS encoding cupin domain-containing protein, which produces MAVQKMTAQDIIRRLDMVPLGAEGGMVKETWRSKKKDHGISDGSAIYYLLTEDSFSHLHRLTGEEVYHFYMGDPVELCELKQDGSMQITVLGTDLMEGQIPQHLVEGGVWQGSRLKEGGKWALLGTTMCPAYSEEEYEHGNKEELLEKYPEAAAYIEKLTGEVRDF; this is translated from the coding sequence ATGGCAGTACAGAAGATGACAGCGCAGGATATCATTCGGAGATTGGATATGGTGCCTTTGGGAGCGGAAGGTGGCATGGTAAAAGAAACCTGGAGAAGCAAGAAAAAGGATCATGGGATTTCAGACGGAAGTGCCATTTACTATCTGCTTACAGAGGATTCTTTTTCTCATTTACATCGCTTGACAGGAGAAGAGGTTTACCATTTTTATATGGGAGATCCGGTGGAACTCTGTGAACTGAAACAGGATGGCAGTATGCAGATCACGGTTCTTGGAACAGATCTGATGGAAGGACAGATCCCTCAGCATCTGGTGGAAGGAGGAGTCTGGCAGGGCTCCCGCTTAAAAGAAGGAGGAAAATGGGCACTGCTCGGTACAACCATGTGTCCGGCATATTCGGAAGAAGAATATGAGCATGGAAATAAGGAAGAACTGTTGGAAAAGTATCCGGAGGCGGCAGCATATATTGAAAAGCTGACCGGCGAAGTGAGGGACTTCTAA
- a CDS encoding putative ABC transporter permease translates to MDKIYYELIWLFFWYGFLGWGLEVAVAAIKKRKFANKGLINGPFSVGYAIAATWIIFFFRELHGVWLFLAGAIVFTLMQWFAGHFVEKFYHEKWWDYSDYRWNIDGYICLPISAFLGLCTLLFMKWGNPLLLKLFEMLPTFPGKLLIWILVGMLALDVIATLIILGGRSRRIAKWQNVDQAFTDVSNRFVRWIYEHVDRRIRKAYEAKHVPKRVKEDHGVFAYGCSFDKIVWLFVIGSFLGDITETLFCRATAGVWMSRSSLVWGDFSVVWGFAIAAATVLLYKYRDGSDRSLFLVGTFLGGAYEYICSVLSELVFGKVFWDYSKIPFNLGGRINLLYCFFWGIAAVVWMKMLYPFFSGLIEKVPKKAGHILTWVMLVFMVCNMLFSAMALIRSAQRAEGASTGNVLEEYLDTHYDDEKLEQIYPNAIQVK, encoded by the coding sequence ATGGATAAAATATATTATGAACTGATCTGGCTCTTTTTCTGGTACGGATTCCTGGGCTGGGGATTGGAAGTAGCGGTAGCAGCCATTAAAAAACGAAAATTTGCAAATAAAGGGCTGATTAATGGGCCGTTCAGTGTCGGGTATGCGATTGCCGCAACCTGGATCATTTTCTTTTTCCGGGAACTGCATGGAGTCTGGCTGTTTCTGGCAGGTGCGATCGTCTTTACGCTGATGCAGTGGTTTGCGGGACATTTTGTAGAAAAATTCTACCATGAGAAGTGGTGGGATTACAGTGATTATCGATGGAATATTGACGGATATATCTGCCTGCCGATTTCTGCATTTTTAGGATTGTGTACCCTTCTTTTTATGAAATGGGGCAATCCGTTGCTGCTCAAACTGTTCGAGATGCTCCCAACGTTTCCGGGAAAACTGCTGATCTGGATCCTGGTTGGTATGCTGGCACTGGATGTCATTGCGACTTTGATCATCCTGGGTGGCAGAAGTCGAAGAATTGCAAAATGGCAGAATGTGGATCAGGCGTTTACAGATGTAAGCAACCGGTTTGTCCGCTGGATTTATGAGCATGTGGATCGAAGAATCCGAAAAGCCTATGAAGCAAAACACGTACCAAAACGGGTCAAAGAGGATCATGGGGTGTTTGCATACGGCTGTAGTTTTGATAAGATCGTCTGGCTGTTTGTGATCGGCTCTTTTCTGGGAGATATTACAGAAACGCTGTTCTGCCGGGCGACGGCAGGAGTCTGGATGAGTCGGAGCAGTCTGGTCTGGGGCGATTTCAGCGTAGTCTGGGGCTTTGCGATCGCAGCGGCAACCGTTCTTCTGTATAAATACAGAGATGGATCAGATCGTTCCCTGTTCCTGGTCGGAACATTTCTGGGAGGGGCTTATGAATACATATGCAGCGTACTTTCGGAACTGGTATTTGGAAAAGTCTTCTGGGATTACAGTAAAATTCCCTTCAATCTGGGAGGCAGGATCAATCTGCTGTATTGTTTCTTCTGGGGAATTGCGGCAGTAGTCTGGATGAAAATGTTATATCCGTTTTTCTCGGGACTGATCGAAAAAGTACCGAAAAAAGCTGGACACATCCTGACCTGGGTGATGTTGGTGTTCATGGTATGTAATATGCTGTTTTCGGCGATGGCGTTGATCCGAAGTGCGCAGAGAGCAGAAGGTGCTTCCACAGGAAATGTTCTGGAAGAATATCTGGATACCCATTATGATGATGAGAAGCTGGAACAAATTTATCCGAATGCGATTCAGGTGAAATGA
- a CDS encoding metal-sensing transcriptional repressor, whose amino-acid sequence MKENVKSEEAVKIKETKSEDVKTDEAKTANTSKCECCCHKKKERSEKEYKDLIHRLNRIEGQIRGIKRMVEEDAYCPDILVQVSAANAALNSFNKVLLANHIRTCVAEDIREGKDETVDELVKTLQKLMK is encoded by the coding sequence ATGAAAGAAAATGTGAAATCAGAAGAAGCTGTGAAAATAAAGGAAACGAAATCAGAAGATGTGAAAACAGATGAGGCAAAAACTGCGAATACATCAAAATGTGAATGTTGCTGCCATAAGAAAAAGGAGCGTTCTGAAAAAGAATATAAAGATCTGATCCATCGACTGAATCGGATCGAAGGACAGATCCGGGGAATCAAACGTATGGTAGAAGAGGATGCTTACTGCCCGGATATTCTGGTTCAGGTATCTGCGGCAAATGCAGCGTTAAACAGCTTCAATAAGGTTCTTCTGGCAAATCATATCCGAACCTGTGTGGCGGAAGATATCCGTGAAGGAAAAGATGAGACGGTGGATGAACTGGTAAAAACCCTGCAAAAATTGATGAAATAG
- a CDS encoding ABC transporter ATP-binding protein: MQLEIQDIHKFYGEGENRIEVLKGITANVEEGRICVLLGPSGSGKSTLLNIIGGIETAEQGYIAINGEKIEDMKEKQLSLYRRNHLGYVFQFYNLIPNLTVKENIEVGAYLSKKALDVDELLHTLGLWEHRNKVPNQLSGGQQQRTAIGRAIVKNPDVLLCDEPTGALDYHTSKEILQLIEDVNKKYGNTILIVTHNDAIKYMADQVITLRDGQIRKNYLTENKISAKDLDW; this comes from the coding sequence ATGCAGTTAGAGATTCAGGATATTCATAAGTTTTATGGAGAAGGGGAAAACCGGATCGAAGTGCTCAAAGGAATCACAGCCAATGTGGAAGAAGGACGGATCTGTGTGCTTCTTGGCCCTTCCGGTTCCGGAAAATCTACTTTGCTGAATATTATCGGAGGAATTGAAACCGCCGAACAGGGGTATATTGCGATCAACGGGGAAAAGATTGAAGATATGAAGGAAAAGCAGCTCTCACTGTACCGGAGAAATCATCTGGGATATGTGTTCCAGTTTTATAATCTGATTCCGAATCTGACGGTGAAAGAAAATATCGAAGTAGGTGCATATCTGAGCAAAAAAGCGTTGGATGTGGATGAACTGCTTCATACGCTTGGACTGTGGGAACATCGGAATAAAGTGCCCAATCAGTTGTCGGGAGGACAGCAGCAGAGAACAGCCATCGGAAGAGCGATTGTGAAAAATCCGGACGTGCTTCTCTGTGACGAGCCGACGGGTGCGTTGGATTATCATACTTCTAAAGAGATTTTGCAGTTGATCGAGGATGTCAACAAGAAATACGGCAATACGATTCTGATCGTCACCCACAATGATGCCATCAAATACATGGCAGATCAGGTGATTACCTTAAGAGACGGACAGATCCGGAAAAACTATCTGACAGAAAACAAGATCTCGGCGAAGGATCTGGATTGGTAG